The Longimicrobiales bacterium DNA segment CCAGGGCGAGGGCCCCTCGCCGACGTAGTAGTAGCTCGCGACGAGGGTCAGCAGCGCGGTCGCCATGATCGTCAGGAACACGAGCGTGCCCCAGAACCCGCTGGAGATCGGTCCTGCCACCGCGAGCGGCAGGCGGTCGGGGTCCTCGTCGTGCTCGGGAAAATCGGCCAGCGCCTGGCGCCCGGCATCGTCAGGCCAGAACCAGCCGAACAGTGCGATCAGCGTGGCAACGCCGCCGATCCCGGCGAGGGCGGCACTGTCGAGCAGTGCGCCCGCGAAGAGGAACACGAATGCGATCGACATGATGAACGGCCAGATCGACGGCCCGGGGATCTGTGCGATCGCGAGCGGCCGCGCGTCCTGCACGGTGACGATGAGAGTGCCGCGCCAGCCGATCGGCTTCCAGTCGAAGTCGTCGAGCTGGCGCTTCAGCTTCGGGTCCTCCGGCTCGAGCGAATCCTGCTCCCACAGTGGGTGGCGGCTGCGCACGACCGGCAGTGCAGGGAACTGTGCCTGCGGCGGCGGCGAGCTCTGCGACCACTCCAGCGTGTCGGCCTGCCACGGGTCGTCACCGGCCTCCTCGCCATTCTTCAGGCTCCACAGCACGTTGACGACGAACAGCAGCACACCCAGCGCGAAGCCGACGGCGCCGATCGTCGAGATCATGTTCAGCGTGTCCAGCGGCGTACCACCCGCATACGTGTACACGCGTCGCGGCATGCCCAGGATGCCCGAGACGTGCATCGGGAAGAACGCTACGTTGAAGAAGACGAACATCATCCAGAAGTTCCACCGGCCGAGCCGCTCACTCGTCATCCGTCCGGTGATCTTCGGCAGCCAGTAGTAGAGCCCGCCCACCAGCGGGAACACCACGCCGCCGATCAGCACGTAGTGGAAGTGCGCAACGATGAAGTAGCTGTCGTGCGCCTGCAGGTCGAAGGGAACCGACCCCACCATCACGCCCGTCACCCCGCCGAGGGTGAAGATCACCAGGAACCCGATCACGAAGAGGAGTGGCGTGCGCCACACCGGCCGGCCGGTCCAGAGGGTGCCGATCCAGGAGAACATCTGGATGCCGGTCGGAATCGCGATGATCGTGCTGGCCGCGGCGAAGAATCCCATCGCCGTCGGCGACAGCCCGGTCGTGAACATGTGGTGCACCCAGAGACCGAAGCTGATGAAGCCGGTCGCGAGCAGCGCGAGGATGACGAGTGGGTAGGCGACCAGCGGACGTCGTGCGAACACCTGCACGAGGTGCGAGACGATCCCGACCGCGGGGATGAACATGATGTAGACTTCCGGGTGCCCGAACACCCAGAACAGGTGCTGCCAGAGCAGCGGCTCGCCACCCGCCTCCGGGACGAACCAGGAGGTCAGCCCCTTCCGGTCCAGCTCCAGCATGGCCGTGCCGACGATCAGCGGCGTGAACGCGAAGATGATCATGAACGCCGTGATCAGCATCGCCCACACGAATACGGGCATGCGGTTCAGCGACATGCCGGGAGCGCGTGTGCGCAGGATCGCCACGATCAGCTCCGCCGCAGCGCCCATGGCAGCCACCTCGGCCACGCTCAGGCCGATGTCCCACCAGTCCATGTTGATCGCGGGCGAGTATTCGCGGTTGGTGAGCGGCACATATGCGAACCAGCCGCCGTCCGGCGCCGCACCGAACAGGAAACTCGAGTACAGGAAGATGCCGCCGAGCACGTACGTCCAGTACGACAGCGCGGTGAGTCGCGGAAAGGGCAGATCGCGCGTGCCGAGCAGCAGCGGCATCACGTAATTGGCGATCGCCTCGATGAACGGGATGACGAACAGGAACATCATCGTCGTGCCGTGCATCGTGAAGAGCTGGTTGTACGTCTCCGCGTCCAGGAACGTGTTCTCCGGCGTGCCGAGCTGGATCCGCATCAGCAGACCCATCACGCCGCCGAACAGGAAGAACATGAACGCGGTGATCATGTAGCGCTGCGCGATCGGGATGTTGTTGATCGTGCGCAGCTTGCCGATCAGTCCCTTCGGTGCCGACCACGTCTGCTCGAACCGCTCCTGCTCGGCGCGGCTCATGCCGGGCGGTGGATCGAAGACAGCGAAACGGCCCATGCGCTACTCCAGGCGCTGGAGGTAGTCGACCAGCACGTGCAGCTCCTCGGGCGTGAGCCGCATCCGCGGCATTCGTGCGCCCCGCTTGAGCGCCTGCGGGTTGGCAATCCACCCCGCCATGTGGCCGCGCGTGTTCGGCACGGTACCCGCCGCCAGCTCGAGCCGGGCGCCCACGTGCGTCAGGTCGGGGGCAATGCCGGCGCGTGCCGGTGTGCCGCGGATCGAGTGGCACAGGCCGCAGCCCGCGTCCAGGAACACGCGCAGCCCCGGCTCGCCAGCCGACGTCGCCACCGCCGGTCCGGACGCATGGGCGAGCCACGCTTCGAACTCGTCCGGCGCGTGCGCGATCACGAGCAGCTCCATGCGCGTATGCTGCAGTCCGCAGTACTCCGCGCACTTCGCCTGGTAGACGCCCGGCCGTTCGGCGTGCAGCCAGGTGTGCGTGGTGCGCCCCGGGATCAGATCGATCTTTCCCTGCAGCTCCGGCACCCAGAAGCTGTGGATCACGTCGACCGACGTGAGCCGCACCGGCACGCGCACGCCGATCGGGATATGGATCTCGTTCGCGGATTCGAAGCGGAGCTGCGGCAGAGAGTCGTTCACGTATCGCACCTGCCACCACCACTGCCGACCTGTCAGCTCGATGGCGAGCGGGCCGCTCGCGCGCATCGGGGCGAGCCCGGCAAGCGTCAGCATGGTCGCGACGAACAGCACGAGCAGCAGCACGCCGGGCACGACCGCCCCGCCGATCACGATCCAGCGGATCACCGGACGGTCCTTCTCCTCCGTCCAGTCGCGCACGTCTTCCTTGCGGTGCAGGACCGCATACGCCGTGAGAACGATGACCACGATGCTGACCACAGCCGACAGCACGATCGTCGCCCACGTCAGCATGGCGATCAGCTCCGCACCCTCACCCGAAGGCCGGAGGAAGTTGCCCTGCCGCGCACATCCGCTGCATGCCAGTGCCATCGCGGCCGGCCAGCAACCGTGCAGGCGCGCAGGGGCGTGTTCGGTCATGGTCGGCGTGGTGCGCTGCTGATCCGGCTCGCGCGCTCGGGTAGTGTGTGGATGTACGCAACGATCTTCCACACGACCTCATCCGGCAGCTCGTGCCACGCAGGCATCCCGTTGGGTCGGCCCTGCACGATGGAGAGGTATACGTTCGCGGGCGCACCCCCGTAGATCCACAGTGTGTCACTCAGTGGCGGGCCCATACCGCCACCGCCGAGCGGTGCGTGACAGCCCGAGCAGTTGAAGTGGTTGAAGAAGATCTCGCCTTCCGCGATCGCGTTCTCGTCGTTCACGAACGGGTTCGTGATCGCACTGTCACCGCCGGGGCCGACGGGCGTGAGCGTCGTCACGGCAACATCGAGCAGCGATGCGCCCGCCGGCGGACCCTGCTGCGCTGATTCCGTGTCGGTCGGCCGACTGCTGGCGCCGCCCGCACCACCGCCGCCGGTGCTGCCCCCCTGGCCGGCACTGCTGCCGCGCTGCCCACTCGCTGTTGCGTCCGGTTCCGCGCCGCCGTCACATGCGGGAGCGAACAGGAAGACGATGCCGGCGAGCAGTGCGGCGATCCTCATTCGGTCGCTCCGGCGTGCGCGTCCACGCGCGGGACGCCGTACTCCGTGAGCAGCGCATCCACGTCCGCCTGCCTCCGGACGAGCACCTGCTCCAGCTCGTCGCGCAGCGCGGTGTCCTCGCGCCGGACGCCCAGCGAGATGTCGAAGACGAACGGCAGGAAGGGCAGGTCGACCTGCGGCGAGACGGGAACGATCTCCAGTGGAATCGGCTGCTGCTGCGCCGCCCAGCCCGCCAGCGGTCCCCACGCAACCGCGACGTCGATCTCGCCGCTCGCAACCGCCTCGATCAGCCGGGTCGGCGGGTTGGGCTGCCGGTAATCGCCGTATACGAGGTAGCCCGCAACGTTGCCGACGATGCCGCGGCTCCCGAGCGCGTGTGCCGGGGGCGGGTTGTAGCCGTCGTCGCCGATGATCGGCACGCCGATGCGCACGTCGCGCAGGATGCTGTCGTCGAAGCTGCGGACCTCGAAGGGAGCGTCGGAGCGGTACACGAACACGTACGTCGAGCGGTAGTAGGGGCGCGTCGCGAGCGCCAGCTCGAAGCTGCTCGGGATGCCCATGACCACGTCGCACGTGCCCGCACGCAGCGTGTTGCGGATGAAGCCGCGGCGTTGCGCCCACCAGGTGTACTCGACACGTGCGTCCAGCTCGTCCGCAACCAGCTCCGCCAGCCGGTTCTCGAACCCTTCACCGGCCTCGTTGGAGAACGGCAGGTTGTTCGGATCGGCGCACACCCGCAGAACGCGCTGCGGCTGCGCCTCGCGGGCCGCGACGAGCACACCGGCCCCGACGAGCGCAAGCAGCGCGACGCCGAGCAGTGCCGCTTTCACCTGCGTGGAAGCGCGAACACGTACAGCATTCCGCCCTCCGTCGTGTGATCCGGCAGGTCCGTCATCGCGCCCACGAAAC contains these protein-coding regions:
- a CDS encoding substrate-binding domain-containing protein, producing the protein MKAALLGVALLALVGAGVLVAAREAQPQRVLRVCADPNNLPFSNEAGEGFENRLAELVADELDARVEYTWWAQRRGFIRNTLRAGTCDVVMGIPSSFELALATRPYYRSTYVFVYRSDAPFEVRSFDDSILRDVRIGVPIIGDDGYNPPPAHALGSRGIVGNVAGYLVYGDYRQPNPPTRLIEAVASGEIDVAVAWGPLAGWAAQQQPIPLEIVPVSPQVDLPFLPFVFDISLGVRREDTALRDELEQVLVRRQADVDALLTEYGVPRVDAHAGATE
- a CDS encoding c-type cytochrome, whose translation is MRIAALLAGIVFLFAPACDGGAEPDATASGQRGSSAGQGGSTGGGGAGGASSRPTDTESAQQGPPAGASLLDVAVTTLTPVGPGGDSAITNPFVNDENAIAEGEIFFNHFNCSGCHAPLGGGGMGPPLSDTLWIYGGAPANVYLSIVQGRPNGMPAWHELPDEVVWKIVAYIHTLPERASRISSAPRRP
- the coxB gene encoding cytochrome c oxidase subunit II, with protein sequence MTEHAPARLHGCWPAAMALACSGCARQGNFLRPSGEGAELIAMLTWATIVLSAVVSIVVIVLTAYAVLHRKEDVRDWTEEKDRPVIRWIVIGGAVVPGVLLLVLFVATMLTLAGLAPMRASGPLAIELTGRQWWWQVRYVNDSLPQLRFESANEIHIPIGVRVPVRLTSVDVIHSFWVPELQGKIDLIPGRTTHTWLHAERPGVYQAKCAEYCGLQHTRMELLVIAHAPDEFEAWLAHASGPAVATSAGEPGLRVFLDAGCGLCHSIRGTPARAGIAPDLTHVGARLELAAGTVPNTRGHMAGWIANPQALKRGARMPRMRLTPEELHVLVDYLQRLE
- the ctaD gene encoding cytochrome c oxidase subunit I, yielding MGRFAVFDPPPGMSRAEQERFEQTWSAPKGLIGKLRTINNIPIAQRYMITAFMFFLFGGVMGLLMRIQLGTPENTFLDAETYNQLFTMHGTTMMFLFVIPFIEAIANYVMPLLLGTRDLPFPRLTALSYWTYVLGGIFLYSSFLFGAAPDGGWFAYVPLTNREYSPAINMDWWDIGLSVAEVAAMGAAAELIVAILRTRAPGMSLNRMPVFVWAMLITAFMIIFAFTPLIVGTAMLELDRKGLTSWFVPEAGGEPLLWQHLFWVFGHPEVYIMFIPAVGIVSHLVQVFARRPLVAYPLVILALLATGFISFGLWVHHMFTTGLSPTAMGFFAAASTIIAIPTGIQMFSWIGTLWTGRPVWRTPLLFVIGFLVIFTLGGVTGVMVGSVPFDLQAHDSYFIVAHFHYVLIGGVVFPLVGGLYYWLPKITGRMTSERLGRWNFWMMFVFFNVAFFPMHVSGILGMPRRVYTYAGGTPLDTLNMISTIGAVGFALGVLLFVVNVLWSLKNGEEAGDDPWQADTLEWSQSSPPPQAQFPALPVVRSRHPLWEQDSLEPEDPKLKRQLDDFDWKPIGWRGTLIVTVQDARPLAIAQIPGPSIWPFIMSIAFVFLFAGALLDSAALAGIGGVATLIALFGWFWPDDAGRQALADFPEHDEDPDRLPLAVAGPISSGFWGTLVFLTIMATALLTLVASYYYVGEGPSPWWPAFTPDNAWTAAAVLLLAVLAAGAMFMGVRRIQRDATPALGAPLAVAFAATVATVPLLWRAWSGSGLAAATDAHASAVLFLICFQILLHLVLAAMLGAGLAWALFAAGDRRGRGVAWNAALVAWFVAPAWLISAFTIYLSPELW